From the Paenibacillus sp. MMS20-IR301 genome, the window ATGCTCGCGGACACCGCCGGCTACAGCGCAAAGAATGTTCCGGCCCGGGAATGGAACCCCGAATTCCTGCAATCCCTCCGTGCCCTGCCTTCTTATTATCTTAAGTATTTCTACATGACCGATGCGATGCTGGAAGAGCAGCTGGAGGCAGTCCGGAGGGGCGAGAACCGCGCGGAGGTGGTCAAGCGTGTGGAAGAAGAGCTGTTTGACATCTACGGCAACCTGGAGCTGAGTGAGAAGCCGAAGCAGCTCGAGCAGCGCGGAGGCGCCTTCTATTCCGAAGCTGCGGTTAACCTGATGCGCTCATTGTACAATGGCACAAATGACATCCAGACCGTCAATGTAGCGAACCGCGGCATTCTGGAGTTCCTGCCGGAGGATGCCAGCATCGAGGTCAACTGTGTGATCACCAGAACCGGCCCGCTGCCGCTGCCGCTGACCAAGATTCCGCCGATGGCCAAAGGGCTGATTCACGCGGTTAAAACCTATGAGCAGCTTGCCATTGATGCTGCTGTCACCGGGGACCGGAGCCTTGCGCTTCAGGCGCTTGCCCATCATCCGCTGGTTCCATCCGTTGAGGTGGCCATCGCCATGCTGGACGAGATGCTGGAGGCGAATAAGGAGTATCTGCCGGCCTTTTTCAGCTAGGAGGCGACCTCTGCTTCCTTAATTAAGCAACCAAACGCAAATTCATATCTTTCACTTATTTCTCTTTCCCTTAGGCACGTATGAAGACTGTCCGATCCGTAGAACACCGCTATGGATTAGTGCAGTCTTTCTGCGTTTAAATGTCACAAGTTATTCTGCCTTTTCCCCAAAACTTCAAGAATTCGATAACCATCAGATGGACGACCAGAATAAGGACCAACTGAATAAACTGTTGGAATTAATGTTATGCAGAAGTTAATAATGTTGAATACACCAACAGCAAAAACTAAATTTTCAAAGAATGAGCCTAACAAATACAACCTTTTTGGTTAAACATAAAGCAGCGAAGGCATGGCCCATTTCATGAAGAAACACAGATATAGGCACTACAATTATATAGAAAATAAGCATATTTAAAATAGATAGCACTAATCACCACATCTCCATTAAAACAAATTAAGTTGAACTCCACAGATCGTTACGCGAACCTTGTTCATTGAAAGCAGCAGTTGTATTGTATACACTAGATTCTTTGCTAAACGGCCGAATAATCTATTCTGTTGTATTTCGGAGTCAATTTCATAATTCAAAACCCTTGCTATATCTGGTTTTGTTGAGCATAGAAAAAGGAGTACCTCCCCACATTCTCGAATTTATAGGCGACGAAACCCACCCGAGAACGAAAAGAGGTAATCCCTATCTATTCAATTCGACAAGAAGAACTGTTTTCCTTTAAGGAATTGTTCCAGATGAACCCCGAAGATAAATACAACCATATTTTTGAGCACTTAGATCTCTCCAAGGTGCTGCACACCCTCCGGAAAAAGAGTAACCGTGGCCGACCCGAAAAACTGAATGTACCTGCGATGATCTATTCATTGCTCATCGCCAAAATGGAGAACATCGAGTTTATTTCTTCTCTGGTCTGGCGTCTTTTGCACAGTGAAGAGTTTCGGGCGCAGTGCCGATTTACCGGCTCCGACAATATCCCGAGTGAAGCCTCGTATTCCCGTTTGATTCATGCGCTAGAGCAAACCGGAATGCTCGAGAACCTGCAGGATTCGTTGGTCCTGTCTGCCCTAGAGGAAGGGTTTGTTAGCGGTACACATCTCGCCGTGGATTCCTCTATTGTGGAGGCTTGGGATTGCCAATTCAGCGAAGCTGCGGCGAAACGCCGCGCCGCTCGCCGTCCACCAAAGCCAAGTGAGGCTTCGGTGGCAGAGCCGCAGCTCCAGTTTGAACTCCCGGAGCCGAAGCCCACCGTAGTGAACGGGCCACCGAAGAAACCTGCCTACGCCAAGCGTGGACGTCCATCGCATGCAGAACGAGAATGCCGACGGGAGGAACAAGAAGCTTATGAACAAAGCCTCGGACCGTTTCAGAAAACCATTGAAGCAATGTTGCCTTACACCTATGACGAACTGTTGGCCGCGCTGCCCCGGCATGCCGCACGTTGTGACAAGAAAAATACGAAGGGGCGACTCACCAGTTATTACGGGTTCAAGGCAAATCTGCTGGTTGATACGGACAGTCAATATATTGTTAGTGGCTTATGGAGTTCAGCGAATCCCAATGACCAGCGTATGGCGGTTGTTCTCCTCAAAGGCCTGCTTCTGAAGTTCCCTTCGCTAAACGTAAAGCATATCTTGGGCGACAAAGGGTATGACAGTTCAGCCATTTACCAGTTGATTCATTCCTTAGGCGCTTTTCCTATTATTAAAATGATTCACCACAAAAAACCGCCCGAGGGGATGAACCAGGATTACACCCCTGTGTGCTCGCAGGGACACGCCTACCGTTACGACAGTTTCGATGCCAAATACGAAACGCTGCGTTACACCAGGCCGAACCAGTGTAAAGACTGTCCATTTTCCGAATCCGGCTGCCAAAAAGTGTTTAAGATCCGAATTCAAACCGATTTGCGAAAGCACGCTTACCCAGCAAGAGGGAGCGAGAGCTTTACGCAACTGTATAACAAACGAACGGCTGTAGAACGTGTTTTTGCCTACCTCAAAGAGTATTTTGGGATGAAACGCACACGTCACCGCGGCGTCCGGGCAAGTGTCGATTTCCAGCTCAGCACATTGGCCTACAATTTGAGTAAGTTTGCGCTAGACAAGTTGAACAAGCAGTTGAGTAACTCCCAGCAAGTGGCCTAACTTTTTTTAAAAAACAAACTCAGCTTTTGGCCCAGTCTTGCTATTCAGCAAACTGAATTATGAAATTGACTCTTTCGTACAATACTTTTCGGGGAAATGAGCTTAAAATGCCAAAACTCCAGAAAACGAGTGTACAAAATACAATAGATTCTATTTTCAGGCTGATTTTACTGTGATCTACTGTACAGAGTACAATAGAATGAATTTTGGTTACTCCCTCATTATTCTGAAGCTCAAGATCATAGGTCCAAATTTATCAAAACCTTCTATAATTCCGCTTACTTCCCTGATAAATCCTCTGTACAATATCTGAAACCAGCTCCTCCTGTCCTATTGTTTCTAAGGATAAACATGTGTGAATACAACGCCTTATTTTTAAAAAAAGAGACTGCCCCTCATCCGCAGCAGCCTGCTTCTGCGGATGGTCCAGTCTCTTGTGCGTTATATTAGCGAATGTTATAACGGTAGGTTTCGCCTTCAATTTTGACACTGGCATAGAGCGGCTTGCCGCCGGTCTCTACTTCATCAGGAACCTCAGCCAGGAAGACCAGCGTTCCGTTCTTAAGCGGCTCGATCTCCGAAATGCTCGTATAGGTAAAGTCCTCACCGCCGTTCTCTTCCAGTGCGGAGAAGGTGCTGTACTCGTATTTGTTGTCATACTTCACTTCGACATCTGCTATAGCGTCAGCATCTACAGCTTCACCGCCCAGATTCTTCACTTTCAAAGTAATGGCCAGATAGGTTGTCCCCGGTTCTTTAGCTTCATAGTATGTATAGAACGAGCCCGGATTGGACGGCATGATCTTCTTGCCGAAAGAGGTGCTGGTAATGGTGTACTCGCCAATGCCTTCGACTACAAGCGGCGTGCCTTTGACAATAGCCGGTTCTCCGTCCCCGGAAGCTGCGGCATTCCCGCTGCCCGCTTCACCTGCGAGCTTCACCCCGCCCGCTTCCTCTGCAGTCACAGGTACAGTTGCAGCCAATGTCCGCAGCCTCTCATTCTCCGCCTTCAGAAATGCATTCTCCTGCTGCAGCTTGCTGATCTCCGTCTTCAGCTTCTCAGTGTCTTCTCCAGGAGCAGCTGAATTCCCGGATGAACATCCGGCGATCATGACCGCCAGCAGAACAGCAGCGGCCAGCAGGCCACCAGTTTTCCTTTTCATAAAGCACCCCAGTAATTGTATTTTCGACTCTTCCATTATAAGACAGCGCCATAGCCGTGGATAGAAAAAATGTAATTTTATCCTAAGTTTTTGGTGTATTCTGCCACAAAATGTTTGATTATAGAAGATACAATAACGGGGTACAGCTTAGTTGAAAGCTACTGCAGCTGCGCTTTAATCTTCCCAATCAGCTCCTGATATTCGCCGTCCGTCAAATAAGTCTGGCCCGGGTTCATCTGGAAGGTGGAGCCAAAGTCCGCCTGCCCGTCATACTTCGGAACAATATGCATATGCAGATGATGCAGCTTGTCTCCGTAAGCCCCGTAGTTCAGCTTGTCAGGACCGAACACGGTATTCATCGCTGCCGCTACTTGCGCAACATCCTTCATGAATGCGGATAAATCGTCCGCACTAAGCTCGAACAATTCTTTTACGTGACCGCGGTAGACCACATTGCATCTTCCTTTATACGTCTGCTCTTTAAACAGAAAGACCGTCGAAACCCCCAATTCGCATATTTCCAGCATCAGGTTGTCCCGCCGCTCGTCCTCCATACAATACATGCACTCCTGATTCTTCTCCATACCAACACAATCCTTTCCTCTGTGGTTTACAGCACATTCGCTTGATACAAGCTTTATACTGCTCCATAAATCCGCCGCCAACTATTAAAACGGTTACACCCGGCCTGATAAAAAAATTTAGCACGCGCTGCTCACATCCTTACACGCGCCCCGCTCATTCCTGGTGCTGCTTGCGGTACTGCAGCGGGGCGCGGCCCGTAATTCCTTTGAACACCCTCCCGAAGTGCGCAATGCTGTCAAAGCCCGTCTGCGCCGCAATCCGGGTCATCGGCCAGTCTGTTTCCTGCAGCAGCACCTTAGTCTCCCGGACACGGACGTAATTCAGATACTCAATAATCGTAAAGCCCGTCGTTTGCTTAAATATCCGGCACAGATAAGTGGAACTAATGAAGAAATGCTCCGCGATCCCGCTGAGGCTCAGCTTCTCCCCGTAATGCATATCCAGATATTCAATAATTCCGTACACCCGGCGCTGCCCCTCGCTCTGCTCGGGAGCCAGGGCCGCAGGCTTCGCCTTACGCATCCGCTCCAACCGGATGAGCAGCTGCGTGAGCAGTGTCTGCAAATACGGCTTGCTCCACAGCCCCTCCTCCCGCTGCTCACGCAGCATCGCCTGGAGCAGGTCGGCAATCTCACCCTGCTCGTGAGCGGTGGGGCGGAGCAGGAAGCTCTCGCCCTGAAACAGATCAGCCCAGCCCAGTGCCAGCCCATCCGCCGCAGGCTTCAGAAAGAGATCATCGAAGCTCACGAGAATCCGCTCATGGCGCGAACGGTTTCGGCTGGAGGTGCGGTGCAGCTGATTTTTGTTAATGAAGACCAGATCCCCCGCCTGCAGCGCATAGATCCGGTTGCGGATATAATAGTGCCGCTCTCCCGAAAGCAAATAATAGATTTCATAGAAATCATGGAAATGGTCTGTATCCATATTGAAATTGCCGCTCCGCCGGAGCTGCTCGATCTGAAAGAATGGTTCCATCCTGCACGCCTCCAAGGATAAGATATGCATAGTTTTCTGCTCATTGGACTAAATTTCGTTCACTTCCTGCATTTCCTATACTATAAAATAGAATCAAATCCAAGTAAATGGAGTGATCCTCTTGTCCAAAAAGAAATACGCCCTCATCGGCACCGGCGGCCGGGCTGAATTTTTCTACGGCGCACTTGTTACCGATTACAACGAAACCTCCGAGCTGGTGGCCTTCTGCGACGTCAATCAGACACGGATGAATTTCGCCAATCATATGCTGGTCGAGAAATTCGGCTATCACGAGATTCCTACCTACAAAGCAGAAGAGTTCGACCGGATGATCACCGAAACGAAGCCTGACTTTGTACTCGTGACCACCATCGACCGCACCCACCACAAGTACATTATCCGTGCGATGGAGCTGGGCTGTGATGTCATTTCCGAGAAGCCGATGACGATCGACGAAGAGAAATGCCGGGAGATCTTCGATGCCATTGAACGTACCGGCAAAAACCTGCGTGTCACCTTCAATTACCGCTATGCCCCGCACAACACGAAGATCCGTGAAGTGATCATGGACGGCGTGCTCGGCGAGATCATCTCCGTTAATTTCGAATGGCTGCTGAACACCCAGCACG encodes:
- a CDS encoding transposase, whose protein sequence is MNPEDKYNHIFEHLDLSKVLHTLRKKSNRGRPEKLNVPAMIYSLLIAKMENIEFISSLVWRLLHSEEFRAQCRFTGSDNIPSEASYSRLIHALEQTGMLENLQDSLVLSALEEGFVSGTHLAVDSSIVEAWDCQFSEAAAKRRAARRPPKPSEASVAEPQLQFELPEPKPTVVNGPPKKPAYAKRGRPSHAERECRREEQEAYEQSLGPFQKTIEAMLPYTYDELLAALPRHAARCDKKNTKGRLTSYYGFKANLLVDTDSQYIVSGLWSSANPNDQRMAVVLLKGLLLKFPSLNVKHILGDKGYDSSAIYQLIHSLGAFPIIKMIHHKKPPEGMNQDYTPVCSQGHAYRYDSFDAKYETLRYTRPNQCKDCPFSESGCQKVFKIRIQTDLRKHAYPARGSESFTQLYNKRTAVERVFAYLKEYFGMKRTRHRGVRASVDFQLSTLAYNLSKFALDKLNKQLSNSQQVA
- a CDS encoding bZIP transcription factor, translated to MKRKTGGLLAAAVLLAVMIAGCSSGNSAAPGEDTEKLKTEISKLQQENAFLKAENERLRTLAATVPVTAEEAGGVKLAGEAGSGNAAASGDGEPAIVKGTPLVVEGIGEYTITSTSFGKKIMPSNPGSFYTYYEAKEPGTTYLAITLKVKNLGGEAVDADAIADVEVKYDNKYEYSTFSALEENGGEDFTYTSISEIEPLKNGTLVFLAEVPDEVETGGKPLYASVKIEGETYRYNIR
- a CDS encoding HIT family protein, with product MEKNQECMYCMEDERRDNLMLEICELGVSTVFLFKEQTYKGRCNVVYRGHVKELFELSADDLSAFMKDVAQVAAAMNTVFGPDKLNYGAYGDKLHHLHMHIVPKYDGQADFGSTFQMNPGQTYLTDGEYQELIGKIKAQLQ
- a CDS encoding AraC family transcriptional regulator, giving the protein MEPFFQIEQLRRSGNFNMDTDHFHDFYEIYYLLSGERHYYIRNRIYALQAGDLVFINKNQLHRTSSRNRSRHERILVSFDDLFLKPAADGLALGWADLFQGESFLLRPTAHEQGEIADLLQAMLREQREEGLWSKPYLQTLLTQLLIRLERMRKAKPAALAPEQSEGQRRVYGIIEYLDMHYGEKLSLSGIAEHFFISSTYLCRIFKQTTGFTIIEYLNYVRVRETKVLLQETDWPMTRIAAQTGFDSIAHFGRVFKGITGRAPLQYRKQHQE